One segment of Setaria viridis chromosome 4, Setaria_viridis_v4.0, whole genome shotgun sequence DNA contains the following:
- the LOC117853904 gene encoding glucan endo-1,3-beta-glucosidase 14 produces MHALYMAAISNDAKGLCSAPTPLHSTPPPCSGKPPQAMALRLVLAAAFAVLAPALAAAGAPALGINYGQVADNLPPPQAAAVLLRALNATKVKLYDADARVLSAFAGSGADFTIGVPDRLVPRFATDPSAASAWVRANILPHVPATSITAVTVGNEVLTGTDTTMLRSLLPAMEALHAALAACNLTSRVAVTTAHSLGVLSSSFPPSAAAFRRDVLPYMSPLLGFLAKNGAPFLINAYPYFAYKADPDGVDLSYALFEPNAGVSDAATGLRYGNMLHAQVDAVRAAICRANYGKALEIRVSETGWPSQGDDDEAGATPENAARYNGNLMRMVAEGKGTPAAPGEALQVYVFALFNEDQKPGPASERHYGLFKPDGTPAYDVGVKAPTISGWKGSGGGSGNGTGGGAGLVVAQGPGGADGVGPGTGFYTVSAASANKVKRRRRCVESLLVAAVLAMVSGLCWS; encoded by the exons ATGCACGCGCTTTATATGGCAGCCATTTCCAACGATGCCAAAGGCCTCTGCTCTGctcccactccactccactccactccacctccGTGCTCCGGCAAGCCGCCGCAAGCGATGGCGCTCCGGCTCGTGCTCGCCGCTGCATTCGCCGTCCTCGCACCGGCTCTCGCGGCGGCTGGCGCCCCGGCGCTGGGGATCAACTACGGCCAGGTGGCGGacaacctgccgccgccgcaggcggcggccgtgctCCTCCGCGCGCTCAACGCCACCAAGGTCAAGCTCTACGACGCGGACGCGCGCGTGCTCAGCGCCTTCGCGGGCTCCGGCGCCGACTTCACCATCGGCGTTCCGGACCGCCTCGTGCCGCGGTTTGCCACGGACccatccgccgcctccgcgtggGTCCGCGCCAACATCCTGCCCCACGTCCCGGCGACGTCGATCACCGCGGTCACCGTCGGCAACGAGGTACTCACTGGCACCGACACCACCATGCTCCGGTCGTTGCTCCCCGCCATGGAGGCCCTCCACGCGGCGCTGGCCGCGTGCAACCTGACCTCCCGCGTGGCGGTGACCACGGCGCACTCCCTCGGCGTGCTGTCGTCGTCGTtcccgccgtcggccgccgcgttCCGGCGCGACGTGCTCCCGTACATGTCCCCGCTCCTGGGTTTCCTCGCCAAGAACGGCGCGCCGTTCCTCATCAACGCGTACCCCTACTTCGCGTACAAGGCGGACCCGGACGGGGTGGACCTCAGCTACGCGCTGTTCGAGCCCAACGCCGGCGTGTCCGATGCCGCCACGGGGCTGCGCTACGGCAACATGCTGCACGCGCAGGTGGACGCCGTGCGCGCGGCGATCTGCAGGGCAAACTACGGCAAGGCCCTGGAGATCCGCGTGTCGGAGACGGGGTGGCCGTCGcagggcgacgacgacgaggccggCGCGACGCCGGAGAACGCGGCGAGGTACAACGGCAACCTGATGCGGATGGTGGCGGAGGGGAAGGGCaccccggcggcgcccggcgaggcgctgcaggTGTACGTGTTCGCGCTGTTCAACGAGGACCAGAAGCCCGGGCCGGCGTCGGAGCGGCACTACGGGCTGTTCAAGCCCGACGGCACGCCCGCGTACGACGTCGGCGTCAAGGCGCCGACGATCAGCGGATGGAAGGGCAGCGGGGGCGGGAGCGGCAatggcacgggcggcggcgccgggctggtggtggcgcaaggacccggcggcgccgacggcgtAGGGCCGGGCACCGGATTCTACACCGTGTCTGCCGCATCAGCAAACAAG gtgaagaggcggcggcggtgcgtggAGAGCTTGCTGGTGGCTGCCGTCCTAGCCATGGTGTCGGGGCTCT